A DNA window from Rhineura floridana isolate rRhiFlo1 chromosome 11, rRhiFlo1.hap2, whole genome shotgun sequence contains the following coding sequences:
- the LOC133367401 gene encoding olfactory receptor 11G2-like: protein MHSLASMANGSTIHEFILLGFDVQQQTRFLLLGFISILYMLTLVENITIITVVSLDNHLAQLPMYILLSNFSWMEMCYVTTTVPRMLSDLVSPYGIISFPDCFLQFYFWFSLGSTECFFLSAMALDRYLAICHPLRYPQLMTQHSCYALVGTCWVVGFLWFPIPVILISKMSFCGPNIIDHFLCDPVPIVSLACPPLGNAPFVLQMFLYALISSNVFFVLLSYGFVILNLIKPSNESSRRKAFSTIFFHIMVVTLFYGSIAMEYFIPGGESHSEASKAVTFFYVALTPFLNPLIYCLRNDQVKEALGRLLKRKKMFLRRKVTV, encoded by the exons ATGCACTCTCTAgcaagt ATGGCCAATGGCAGCACCATCCACGAATTCATTTTGCTGGGATTTGACGTTCAACAGCAGACCCGATTCTTGCTCCTTGGCTTTATCTCCATTCTCTACATGCTCACTTTGGTTGagaacatcaccatcatcacagTGGTGTCCCTAGATAACCACTTGGCCCAGCTTCCCATGTACATCCTGCTGAGCAATTTCTCCTGGATGGAGATGTGCTACGTGACCACCACTGTGCCTCGTATGCTCTCTGACCTAGTTTCCCCTTATGGAATCATTTCCTTCCCTGACTGTTTCCTCCAGTTCTACTTCTGGTTCTCTCTGGGCTCCACAGAATGCTTCTTCCTTTCAGCCATGGCCTTGGATCGGTACTTGGCCATCTGCCACCCTCTGCGCTACCCACAACTTATGACCCAACATTCCTGCTATGCCTTGGTAGGGACATGTTGGGTTGTTGGCTTCCTGTGGTTTCCTATCCCAGTGATTTTGATCTCCAAGATGTCCTTTTGTGGTCCTAACATTATTGACCACTTTTTGTGTGATCCTGTGCCAATTGTGTCTCTGGCCTGCCCTCCACTTGGAAATGCTCCCTTTGTCTTACAAATGTTTCTGTATGCTCTGATTTCAAgtaatgttttctttgttttgctaTCATATGGCTTTGTCATTCTCAACCTGATAAAACCTTCAAACGAATCCAGTCGTAGGAAGGCCTTCTCTACCATCTTTTTCCACATAATGGTGGTGACACTTTTTTATGGCAGTATAGCAATGGAGTACTTTATTCCAGGTGGAGAAAGTCACTCAGAGGCCAGCAAGGCAGTCACATTCTTCTACGTGGCCCTCACGCCTTTTCTTAATCCCCTGATCTACTGTCTGAGAAATGATCAGGTAAAAGAGGCCCTGGGCAGGTTgctaaagagaaagaaaatgtttCTGAGGAGAAAAGTGACAGTATAA
- the LOC133367400 gene encoding olfactory receptor 11G2-like, with product MANGSSVHEFILLGFDVQQQTRFLLLGFISILYMLTLAENITIITVVSLDNHLAQLPMYILLSNFSWMEMCYVSTTVPRMLSDLVSPYGIISFPDCFLQFYFWFSLGSTECFFLSAMALDRYLAICHPLRYPQLMTQHSCYALVGTCWVVGFLWFPIPVILISKMSFCGPNIIDHFLCDPVPIVSLACPPLGNAPFVLQMFLYALISSNVFFVVLSYGFIILNLIKTSNEASRRKAISTISFHIMVVTLFYGSVAVENFIPRGESRSEATKAATYFYAGLTPFLNPLIYCLRNDQVKEALGRLLKRKKTFLRRKVTV from the coding sequence ATGGCCAATGGCAGCTCCGTCCACGAATTCATTTTGCTGGGATTTGACGTTCAACAGCAGACCCGATTCTTGCTCCTTGGCTTTATCTCCATTCTCTACATGCTCACTTTGGCTGagaacatcaccatcatcacagTGGTGTCCCTAGATAACCACTTGGCCCAGCTTCCCATGTACATCCTGCTGAGCAATTTCTCCTGGATGGAGATGTGCTACGTGTCCACCACTGTGCCTCGTATGCTCTCTGACCTGGTTTCCCCTTATGGAATCATTTCCTTCCCTGACTGTTTCCTCCAGTTCTACTTCTGGTTCTCTCTGGGCTCCACAGAATGCTTCTTCCTTTCAGCCATGGCCTTGGATCGGTACTTGGCCATCTGCCACCCTTTGCGCTACCCACAACTTATGACCCAACATTCCTGCTATGCCTTGGTAGGGACATGTTGGGTTGTTGGCTTCCTGTGGTTTCCTATCCCAGTGATTTTGATCTCCAAGATGTCCTTTTGTGGTCCTAACATTATTGACCACTTTTTGTGTGATCCTGTGCCAATTGTGTCCCTGGCCTGCCCTCCACTTGGAAATGCTCCCTTTGTCTTACAAATGTTTCTATATGCTCTGATTTCAAGCAATGTATTCTTTGTTGTGCTATCATATGGCTTTATCATTCTCAATCTGATAAAAACTTCAAACGAAGCCAGTCGTAGGAAGGCCATCTCTACCATCTCTTTCCACATAATGGTGGTGACACTTTTTTATGGCAGTGTAGCAGTGGAGAACTTTATTCCAAGGGGAGAAAGCCGCTCAGAGGCCACCAAGGCAGCCACATACTTCTATGCAGGCCTTACACCCTTTCTTAACCCCCTGATCTACTGTCTGAGAAATGATCAGGTGAAAGAGGCCCTGGGCAGGTTGCTAAAGAGAAAGAAAACGTTTCTAAGGAGAAAGGTGACAGTATAA